In the Bacillus sp. HSf4 genome, CCAATTCTTTAATAAACATAAAAAAACGGATCATTCAGATCCGTTTTTTCGCATTGCTCCATATTACTTATCTTCACTGTGAGCTCTTTCGTTTTCTTTTACATATCCGTTTTCGTCAGCATGTTTTTTGCCGTCGATTGTCAGGCCGTTCCATTGAGTGCCTTCGAATGAGAAGTCAAGCTGCACAGAATCTCCTTGATATTTGTTCTGCACCATTCTGCCATCCTTATCCGTTGTTTTGTCATTGACAAACTCAATAACAAGCTGCACTTTGTCAAAGTCATACGGATCTTTAGGAATGCCGTCATATTCAGGTGCAGTTTTGCCGTCGATTGTCGCGACATTGATTTTGCCGTTGTCATGCAGGAAGCCCGGCGCAATTGCTTTTTTGACTTTTTCCATTGCCGCTTTATCTTTCTTCGCAGACATATTGTACAGATCGTACAGGTTCGCTTCATCTAAAATGATGTTTTTAGGATAGCCGTTTCCGCCTTCAACTCCGACAGTCAGAACGCTGACTTTAAATTGTTCCAGGAAGTCTTCAGCAGAGTTTTTCCCGCCGTTTTTCGCGTTTCCGTCAATGAAATTGCTGTAGCCAAGCTGCATCAGTACTTCTTTAATAGCAAGTGAGCCATCATTTTTGAATTCGAAATCTTTGGTGAATTTGTCGCCTGGTTTCAGGTTAGACAAGTTCACTCTTGCAGATGTATCTTTAGCGTTTAGGTCAAGTGTACCTGCCGCATAAGTGGCTTGAGTTGTTTCGATATCGTTGAACGCAGCCCAAGTTCCTCCTCCTACTAATGCCAGTCCCAGCGCAGCGGAAGCAACGCCTAATCCGATTTTTTTCTTTGTACCCATTGATAAACTCCTCCTTTTATAATAAAAACTCTATATATGGAACCTGAATATCAGGTTGCCAACGAAGATTACATGGAAACTGATTGATCTTTTCCGGCAGCTTCGATCGCTTTTGCTTTTTGATCTATTTCTCTTAAAGCCGCTGATACTGTAATGACTGCGTAAAGAATCAATAAGAGTCCAGGCACGATTAACAAGATGGCCGTGCCGATTGGTTTGCTAGCAAAATCCAGCACATAGCCGGCATACGGTACCGTAAAACCCGAATATTTTGCTACTACATTTTCCGCCAAAACAGGATCGGAATCAGGGTTTTGGTTGTTGTCACCCTTTGTTTGAAAGATAAGATTTGATTTATTTTTTGTTATACCGATAATTCGGTGGGTAACCATTGTGTCTTTGTCTTGCATGAATGAAATGATGTCTCCCTTTTTCAATGAGGCGGGATTTTTCACCTTTTCAACGGCGATCACAGAGCCTGTCATAAACTCCGGCTCCATCGATCCGGATAAAACCGTTTTCAATTGATAGCCGAACAGCTGCGGCTCTCCGCCGGACGATTTCGTTGAGATCACAACGATCACCGCCGCGATGATCAGCGTGAAAATAATCACATACAAAATGTTGCTGACCCATTTCATTACTCTTTTCATGACGATTCCCCGCTTTCTAATGAATGGTCTTCGTTATTTTTTTCTTCATTGACCGATTGACTGCCGTCTGTTGTTTCTTTATGTGTGTCTTGTTTAGATTTTTTCTGTACGTCTGTCTTGTCTTTTTCTGTTGATGTTGCTTTTTTAGGTGGCTTAGGTGTTTCTTCCTTGCAATCTTGAAGAACCATTGCTTTAGACCAGATGAAAGCTTTTCCCTGTTTTTGATCAGGGTGGCCTTCAGGCTTGATCAGTTTAAACGCGTATGTTCCTTCCTTTACTGCCCGCTTTGACTCGATCCTGTACACGCCGCCTTTTCCTTCTTTTGAAACCACACCTTTATCAATGACAGTTCCGTCCTTCGGTGTCTTCGCCGGATTCTCCAGTTTGTGAAGCTCCCATTTCCATTCCGAGCTGGTTATCTTGTCACCGCTGTTTTTATATTCGGCATATAAGGCGCTAGGCGCACACACTGTCTTGTTCGTCTCGGTCTGTTTCTGAAGCTTCAAATCGCTTCCATCCCAAAGGACATCATCTGCTTGATCAAACTTTGCAGACGCTTTCAAGGGCATGCTGTAATATTCGACATCATGAAACGATGCGTTCGTATATTGATTCAGCTGACTCCCCAATCCAATTAAAAGGTAAATGATCAAAATCATTTGAAAACCGATAACTATTTTCTTGTCTCTTTTTCGGCATCTCCTAGTGCGAGAAAATCGGATCATGACCACCCTCCTAGCGAGTCAAAGTATATCCCGTTCGTTTTAAAGAACCTTATAGTTAGAGTATAAAGAACAGGGGTAAGGTTGAAAACTGTCAAAATAGTCGATTAAGTTCGTTTTACAGAACATTATCGTTTAATTCCTCAAAAAACCTCTTAAATTCTCATCTTTTTGAAAACTTTGAAGTTCTTTATAATGTACACAATTTCTTCTTAATTTTTGTATAAACCGTGTTGACAAGGAAAAAATAGTGAAGAAAGGATGATAACCCCATGCTGAAAAACTCCATCTTATGCTTGTTTTTATTGCTGGCAGGTTTCGGGCCGCTTCAACAAGCGGCAGCTCAAGACACAGCCCACATGTCAAAATGGGAAGAAAAAGCGGTTCAGGAAGCAAAAAAAAGGTATCCGTCAGCAGAAGTGCGCCTCACGAAAAAAGTATGGGATCGAAAGCGCACAGACGAAGCGGTCAAACAATACCATGTGACTCTTAGCGAAGGAAACAAAAACTTTGGTGTTTTTGTCACCATTTCATATGAACCCACAACACATAAAATTAATAAAGTGGTCGTCGTGGAAGAATATAAATAAGCCGCTTTGCGATGCAAAGCGGCTTTCAGATTGTTGACAAAATCCCAAAACGGCTTTTAGTTTTGGGATTTTGTCATCCTTTCAGCGTGATTGAAAACCCTTGCAGTCTAGGAAGGCCGAGCATCGGAGCGGAGCGAATGTTGCAATTCGTGAGCACCGACGCGCAGGCCTGACAACGAATGCGAGGGTTTGTCGACACGCTGAAAGCCGCTTTGCGATGCAAAGCGGCTTTCATGTTAAACGAAAGGGAAGCGGTTTTCTCAGGTGGAAAGGATTTTGCCGACTGACATTTTATTTATCGCGGCGTTTAAA is a window encoding:
- a CDS encoding TasA family protein yields the protein MGTKKKIGLGVASAALGLALVGGGTWAAFNDIETTQATYAAGTLDLNAKDTSARVNLSNLKPGDKFTKDFEFKNDGSLAIKEVLMQLGYSNFIDGNAKNGGKNSAEDFLEQFKVSVLTVGVEGGNGYPKNIILDEANLYDLYNMSAKKDKAAMEKVKKAIAPGFLHDNGKINVATIDGKTAPEYDGIPKDPYDFDKVQLVIEFVNDKTTDKDGRMVQNKYQGDSVQLDFSFEGTQWNGLTIDGKKHADENGYVKENERAHSEDK
- a CDS encoding signal peptidase I, producing MKRVMKWVSNILYVIIFTLIIAAVIVVISTKSSGGEPQLFGYQLKTVLSGSMEPEFMTGSVIAVEKVKNPASLKKGDIISFMQDKDTMVTHRIIGITKNKSNLIFQTKGDNNQNPDSDPVLAENVVAKYSGFTVPYAGYVLDFASKPIGTAILLIVPGLLLILYAVITVSAALREIDQKAKAIEAAGKDQSVSM
- the tapA gene encoding amyloid fiber anchoring/assembly protein TapA, translating into MIRFSRTRRCRKRDKKIVIGFQMILIIYLLIGLGSQLNQYTNASFHDVEYYSMPLKASAKFDQADDVLWDGSDLKLQKQTETNKTVCAPSALYAEYKNSGDKITSSEWKWELHKLENPAKTPKDGTVIDKGVVSKEGKGGVYRIESKRAVKEGTYAFKLIKPEGHPDQKQGKAFIWSKAMVLQDCKEETPKPPKKATSTEKDKTDVQKKSKQDTHKETTDGSQSVNEEKNNEDHSLESGESS
- a CDS encoding YqzG/YhdC family protein produces the protein MLKNSILCLFLLLAGFGPLQQAAAQDTAHMSKWEEKAVQEAKKRYPSAEVRLTKKVWDRKRTDEAVKQYHVTLSEGNKNFGVFVTISYEPTTHKINKVVVVEEYK